From Oncorhynchus nerka isolate Pitt River unplaced genomic scaffold, Oner_Uvic_2.0 unplaced_scaffold_896, whole genome shotgun sequence, the proteins below share one genomic window:
- the LOC135570926 gene encoding uncharacterized protein LOC135570926: VLLAQLSFNSSDDFVQGGREERVQRSFPRRAKQGRALANADSSLADLGNSGVTNSEGFLRDISLNESPERACHRKPLFSSTPSSRSLPPPPPSFLRPPICDIISLNTTQEELDVPEDPVSLTELRQLSSLGQAAGQPEVGNREEATPRGSTSLRSDGSQIGGSAIQDGVGEQPSPELFSAVACEQTDPDGAGEETEDGGHFVSATVGQDWLAEVVKERCLTRCCVVRLERVHKLHGDTTCSPCVDQTRSVDHVRSATRGESIDHSEIWDPSRDHTGSVTEGQSIDHSEIWDPSRDCTGSVTEGQSVDHSDIWDPSRDHTGSVTEGQSIDHSDIWDPSRDHTGSVTEGQSIDHSEIWDPSRDHTGSVTEGQSIDHSEIWDPSRDCTGSVTEGQSVDHSDIWDPSRDHTGSVTEGQSIDHLDIWDPSRDHTGSVTEGQSIDHSEIWDPSRDHTGSVTEGQSIDHSDIWDPSRDCTGSVNDGQSVDRAVNDSGQSLGRIGSVSRTSEEPVRVKQRLTETRPHRETRLTVTRPHRETSLTVTQPHRETSLTVTRPHRETSLTVTRPHRETRLTVTRPHRETSLTVTRPHRETSLTVTRPHRETSLTVTRPHRETSLTVTRPHREPSLTVTQRSENVPKDSLVPKDHVPKDSLVPIEHVPRDKDSLVPIEHVPKDSLLPKDHVPRDSLVPIEHVPKDSLVPKDHVPRDKDSLVPKDHVPRDSLVPKDHVPRDSLVPKDHVPRDSLVPIEHVPKDSLVPKDHVPRDSLVPIEHVPKDSLVPKDHVPRDKDSFVPKDHVPKENPHSRKVGGAPKEGRSVSRERPATSRKVCVSGVSVSRWGRRDGAPNSRAAPPPGRAGDCSITELLSAQHTHGVSSLSDSIVLGTPVRGNRLHLSSLLVNLTPETHTWSRLKAALSLHRKTKAFLTPKRPLYLLSSPEAELGVGLGAELEVGLGAELGDVSQKLFSTPRPPNLRSTIRGSTLSVYPLDGELSDDQKVFSECNQTGPLGFQDCLPAARMNLCRKVGEGTFGEVFSTTNTSGDAVALKIIPVEGCDQVNGEEQKTFGEILHEIIISKYVYHLCPNIIIILTRPCLCACLRP; the protein is encoded by the exons GTCCTTCTAGCTCAGCTCAGTTTCAACTCCTCCGATGACTTCGTCCAGGGTGGAAGAGAAGAACGGGTCCAGCGTTCCTTCCCTCGCCGTGCCAAACAGGGGCGGGCCCTGGCCAACGCTGACAGCTCATTGGCCGACCTGGGTAACAGCGGAGTAACCAACAGTGAAGGTTTCCTGCGAGATATCTCTCTGAACGAGTCGCCCGAGCGCGCCTGCCACAGgaaacctctcttctcctccacccctAGCTCacgttccctccctcctcctcctccctccttcctccgtCCACCCATCTGTGACATCATCTCTCTGAACACCACCCAGGAGGAGCTCGATGTTCCCGAGGACCCCGTCTCTCTCACAGAGCTGCGCCAGCTGTCGTCCCTGGGCCAGGCGGCGGGACAACCGGAGGTAGGAAaccgtgaagaggcgactccccGTGGATCAACCAGCCTGAGGAGTGACGGGAGCCAGATTGGAGGCTCGGCGATCCAAGATGGCGTCGGTGAGCAGCCGAGCCCGGAGCTGTTCTCCGCGGTTGCCTGTGAGCAGACTGACCCGGACGGGGCCGGGGAGGAAACTGAGGACGGCGGCCATTTTGTGTCGGCGACGGTGGGACAGGATTGGCTGGCCGAGGTCGTGAAGGAGAGGTGTCTGACACGGTGCTGTGTCGTACGGCTAGAGAGAGTGCACAAACTGCACGGCGACACCACGTGTTCACCCTGCGTCGACCAGACACGGTCTGTTGACCACGTGCGCTCGGCGACCAGGGGTGAGTCCATCGACCACTCGGAGATCTGGGATCCCTCTAGAGACCACACAGGGTCAGTGACTGAAGGTCAGTCCATCGACCACTCGGAGATCTGGGATCCCTCTAGAGACTGCACAGGGTCAGTGACTGAAGGGCAGTCTGTAGACCACTCGGATATCTGGGATCCCTCTAGAGACCACACAGGGTCAGTGACTGAAGGTCAGTCTATAGACCACTCGGATATCTGGGATCCCTCTAGAGACCACACAGGGTCAGTGACTGAAGGTCAGTCTATAGACCACTCGGAGATCTGGGATCCCTCTAGAGACCACACAGGGTCAGTGACTGAAGGTCAGTCCATCGACCACTCGGAGATCTGGGATCCCTCTAGAGACTGCACAGGGTCAGTGACTGAAGGGCAGTCTGTAGACCACTCGGATATCTGGGATCCCTCTAGAGACCACACAGGGTCAGTGACTGAAGGTCAGTCTATAGACCACTTGGATATCTGGGATCCCTCTAGAGACCACACAGGGTCAGTGACTGAAGGTCAGTCTATAGACCACTCGGAGATCTGGGATCCCTCTAGAGACCACACAGGGTCAGTGACTGAAGGTCAGTCCATCGACCACTCGGATATCTGGGATCCCTCTAGAGACTGCACAGGGTCAGTGAATGACGGGCAGTCTGTAGACCGTGCGGTCAACGACAGCGGTCAGTCTCTGGGCCGTATCGGGTCTGTCAGCCGGACCAGTGAGGAACCGGTCAGGGTGAAGCAGAGGCTGACCGAAACCCGACCCCACAGAGAGACCAGACTGACCGTAACCCGACCCCACAGAGAGACCAGCCTGACCGTAACCcaaccacacagagagaccagCCTGACCGTAACTCGACCACACAGAGAGACCAGCCTGACCGTAACTCGACCACACAGAGAGACCAGACTGACCGTAACTCGACCCCACAGAGAGACCAGCCTGACCGTAACTCGACCACACAGAGAGACCAGCCTGACCGTAACTCGACCACACAGAGAGACCAGCCTGACCGTAACCCGACCCCACAGAGAGACCAGCCTGACCGTAACCCGACCCCACAGAGAGCCCAGCCTGACCGTAACTCAACGCTCAGAGAACGTTCCCAAGGACAGTCTCGTCCCTAAAGACCACGTTCCCAAGGACAGTCTCGTTCCTATAGAGCACGTTCCCAGGGACAAAGACAGTCTCGTCCCTATAGAGCACGTTCCCAAGGACAGTCTCCTCCCTAAAGACCACGTTCCCAGGGACAGTCTCGTCCCTATAGAGCACGTTCCCAAGGACAGTCTCGTCCCTAAAGACCACGTTCCCAGGGACAAAGACAGTCTCGTCCCTAAAGACCACGTTCCCAGGGACAGTCTCGTCCCTAAAGACCACGTTCCCAGGGACAGTCTCGTCCCTAAAGACCACGTTCCCAGGGACAGTCTCGTCCCTATAGAGCACGTTCCCAAGGACAGTCTCGTCCCTAAAGACCACGTTCCCAGGGACAGTCTCGTCCCTATAGAGCACGTTCCCAAGGACAGTCTCGTCCCTAAAGACCACGTTCCCAGGGACAAAGACAGTTTCGTCCCTAAAGACCACGTTCCCAAGGAAAACCCCCACAGTAGGAAGGTGGGAGGAGCTCCTAAAGAGGGGAGGAGCGTGTCTCGGGAGCGGCCCGCCACCAgtaggaaggtgtgtgtgagcGGTGTGAGTGTGAGCCGctggggaaggagagacggggctcccaacagcagagcagcacctccccctggCCGAGCTGGGGACTGCAGCATTACTGAACTGCTGTCTGCTCAACACACACACGGG gtatccagtctatcagacagtatagTATTGGGGACTCCAGTTCGTGGTAACAGACTCCACCTGTCCTCTCTGCTGGTCAACCTCACTCCTGAGACTCACACCTGGAGTCGCCTCAAAGCTGCCCTCTCCCTACACAGGAAGACCAAAG cgtTCCTGACTCCGAAGAggcctctctacctgctgtcctCTCCTGAGGCGGAGCTAGGGGTGGGACTAGGGGCGGAGCTAGAGGTGGGACTAGGGGCGGAGCTAGGTGATGTCAGTCAAAAACTGTTCTCCACGCCCCGCCCACCAAACCTCCGCTCAACGATACGGGGGAGCactctg aGTGTGTATCCATTAGACGGAGAGCTGTCTGATGACCAGAAGGTGTTTTCGGAGTGTAACCAGACAGGACCTCTGGGCTTCCAGGACTGTCTCCCAGCAGCCCGGATGAATCTGTGTAGGAAGGTAGGAGAGGGGACCTTCGGAGAGGTCTTCAGTACCACCAACACCTCTGGAGACGCCGTCGCTCTCAAG atcatCCCAGTAGAAGGATGTGACCAGGTGAATGGAGAGGAACAGAAAACCTTTGGAGAAATCCTCCACGAGATTATAATCTCCAAGTACGTTTATCATCTCTGtcctaatataataataatcctgACCCGCccgtgtctgtgtgcctgtctgagaccctaa